A single region of the Labrus bergylta chromosome 10, fLabBer1.1, whole genome shotgun sequence genome encodes:
- the tmem72 gene encoding transmembrane protein 72: MGKLESVCWIVVEFSCRILGVSTATVLCAVGVETLQVGEFSSLGIYLLVSSVGIMLFELAYFLDTLLFMCLPCPPDWQIFVLWGKMAHVGGFHKFLYYSIMSVVCFLHPVLVWHAVIPGTMLLVTASFNFILSKKTKNKCAKRSQENHSDQVPTTVCVTEGAATDATSFSFFHMMTGRKGGEPALTTRDRCLGPAEREESAQAMLELQQTTAPKDSDRERRRWKERGLACFRGREEPVEREMEEMDGYCEPEADTTSDTAPMISA, encoded by the exons ATGGGGAAGTTGGAGAGCGTCTGTTGGATTGTTGTGGAGTTTTCCTGCAGGATTCTTGGTGTTTCTACAGCAACAG tgcTGTGTGCTGTAGGAGTGGAAACCCTGCAAGTAGGAGAATTCAGCAGCCTCGGCATCTACTTACT CGTGTCGTCTGTTGGCATCATGTTGTTTGAGCTGGCCTATTTCCTGGATACTCTTCTGTTCATGTGTTTGCC CTGTCCTCCAGACTGGCAGATCTTTGTGCTGTGGGGGAAGATGGCTCACGTCGGAGGCTTCCATAAGTTCCTCTACTACTCCATAATGTCAGTGGTCTGTTTCCTGCACCCCGTGCTGGTGTGGCATGCCGTCATCCCAG GGACAATGCTTCTGGTGACGGCCTCTTTCAACTTCATTCTGAGCAAGAAAACGAAGAACAAGTGTGCCAAAAGGTCACAGGAGAATCACAGCGACCAAGTCCCGACCACCGTGTGTGTGACGGAGGGAGCAGCCACAGACGCAACCTCTTTCTCATTCTTCCACATGATGAcggggaggaaaggaggagaacCTGCTCTCACGACCAGAGACCGCTGCCTCGGCCcggcagagagagaagagagcgcGCAGGCCAtgctggagctgcagcagacGACGGCACCTAAAgactcagacagagagaggaggaggtggaaggaGAGGGGACTGGCGTGCttcagagggagggaggagccggtggagagagagatggaggagatggACGGATACTGTGAGCCAGAGGCAGACACCACCTCAGACACTGCGCCTATGATTTCTGCCTGA